In the Streptomyces sp. NBC_00525 genome, one interval contains:
- a CDS encoding Lrp/AsnC family transcriptional regulator: MAVDALDTRILRLLIEQPQTSVREYARILSIARGTLQARIDRLERDGVITGSGPFLSPAALGHPVLAFVHLEVTQGYLDEVGDALAAVPEIVEAFSTTGGGDLLTRVVARDNGHLEDVIQRLIRLPGVVRTRTEVALRERVPHRLLPLVESLGRAAAGGR; the protein is encoded by the coding sequence ATGGCGGTGGACGCGCTCGACACCCGTATCCTGCGGTTGCTCATCGAGCAGCCGCAGACGAGCGTGCGCGAGTACGCACGCATCCTGTCCATCGCCCGCGGCACCCTCCAGGCACGGATCGACCGGCTGGAGCGCGACGGGGTGATCACCGGCAGCGGTCCCTTCCTCTCCCCCGCCGCGCTCGGCCACCCCGTGCTCGCCTTTGTGCACCTGGAGGTCACCCAGGGCTATCTCGACGAGGTCGGTGACGCGCTCGCCGCCGTGCCGGAGATCGTCGAGGCGTTCTCGACCACGGGCGGCGGCGACCTGCTGACCCGCGTGGTGGCCCGCGACAACGGGCATCTGGAGGACGTCATCCAGCGGCTCATCCGGCTGCCCGGCGTGGTGCGCACCCGCACCGAGGTGGCGCTGCGCGAACGGGTGCCGCACCGGCTGCTGCCGCTGGTCGAATCGCTGGGCCGCGCGGCGGCCGGCGGCCGCTGA
- a CDS encoding serine/threonine-protein kinase yields MLVAGRYRLISAIGRGGMGEVWRATDEVLGRSVAVKLLLGERADESATARFRLEAQTAARLSHPHLVAVFDFGAWEDRLFLVMELVEGRSLADLLLAQERLGPEQAAHIAGQAAAGLAAAHRQGIVHRDIKPGNLMLDGEGTVKIGDFGIAQFVDDPSAALTTTGQIVGTSLYLAPERALGRTADAASDMYSLGCVIYQLLLGQPPFRSDTATGTLYQHVDTPPVPLRRHGVDVSAAFDAYLLGLLAKQPEDRPTAQQVADWFHSDAWRGHAEPLPPHLPAPAQAPPPPAPFAAAPSPAPTTYRLPQAPAAPGHGQGHGRRAAARPAKTRRRTAGEAIRRRPRVASAIAGAIAFLAAVFLGMSLFSPDTGAATTPEDGTATEAPAAPGAGE; encoded by the coding sequence GTGCTGGTTGCTGGTCGGTACCGGCTGATATCCGCCATCGGCCGGGGCGGCATGGGCGAGGTCTGGCGGGCCACCGACGAGGTGCTCGGCCGCTCCGTCGCCGTGAAGCTGCTGCTGGGTGAGCGCGCCGACGAGTCGGCCACCGCCCGGTTCCGGCTGGAGGCCCAGACCGCCGCCCGGCTGAGCCACCCCCATCTGGTGGCCGTCTTCGACTTCGGGGCCTGGGAGGACCGGCTCTTCCTGGTGATGGAGCTGGTGGAGGGCCGCAGCCTGGCGGACCTGCTGCTGGCCCAGGAGCGGCTCGGGCCCGAACAGGCCGCCCATATCGCCGGACAGGCCGCCGCCGGACTGGCCGCGGCGCACCGGCAGGGCATCGTCCACCGCGACATCAAGCCCGGCAACCTCATGCTGGACGGCGAAGGCACCGTCAAGATCGGGGACTTCGGCATCGCGCAGTTCGTCGACGACCCGTCGGCCGCGCTGACGACGACCGGTCAGATCGTCGGTACGAGCCTCTACCTCGCCCCGGAACGCGCCCTCGGACGCACGGCGGACGCCGCGTCCGACATGTACTCGCTGGGCTGCGTCATCTACCAACTGCTGCTCGGGCAGCCGCCGTTCCGCTCGGACACCGCCACCGGCACCCTCTACCAGCACGTGGACACACCGCCCGTGCCGCTGCGCCGGCACGGGGTGGACGTCTCCGCCGCCTTCGACGCCTATCTGCTCGGCCTGCTCGCGAAGCAGCCGGAGGACCGGCCCACCGCCCAGCAGGTCGCCGACTGGTTCCACAGCGACGCCTGGCGGGGCCACGCGGAGCCCCTGCCGCCGCACCTCCCGGCGCCCGCCCAGGCACCGCCGCCGCCCGCGCCCTTCGCCGCCGCTCCCTCCCCCGCGCCGACCACGTACCGGCTCCCCCAGGCCCCGGCCGCGCCGGGACACGGGCAGGGGCACGGGCGGCGCGCGGCGGCCCGGCCCGCCAAGACGCGACGGCGCACCGCGGGCGAGGCGATCCGCCGCCGGCCGCGGGTGGCCAGCGCCATCGCGGGCGCGATCGCCTTTCTGGCGGCCGTGTTCCTGGGGATGAGCCTGTTCTCACCGGATACCGGTGCGGCCACCACCCCGGAGGACGGGACGGCGACCGAGGCACCGGCGGCTCCGGGGGCCGGCGAATAG
- a CDS encoding aldo/keto reductase: MIAMEQRELGRTGRSVSVVGQGTWQLGGDWGEVREEDALGVLDAAVEAGVTFFDTADVYGDGRSEQLIGRYLKERPDAGVFVATKMGRRAEQVPENYTLDNFRAWNDRSRANLGVDTLDLVQLHCPPTAVYSRDEVYDALDTLVAEERVAAYAVSVETCAEALTAIARPGVASVQIILNPFRLKPLDEVLPAARAAGVGIIARVPLASGLLSGKYTADTVFAPGDHRTYNRHGEAFDQGETFSGVDYEVGVTAAAAFARLAPEGATPAQTALRWIIQQPGVTSVIPGARSTEQARANAAAAALAPLPDSTLDAVRDLYDRTFRAAVHDRW, encoded by the coding sequence ATGATCGCCATGGAACAGCGCGAACTCGGCAGGACCGGACGGAGCGTCTCGGTCGTCGGACAGGGCACCTGGCAGCTCGGCGGGGACTGGGGCGAGGTCCGTGAGGAGGACGCCCTCGGGGTGCTCGACGCGGCCGTCGAGGCCGGCGTCACCTTCTTCGACACCGCCGACGTCTACGGGGACGGCCGGAGCGAACAGCTCATCGGCCGCTACCTGAAGGAGCGGCCCGACGCCGGGGTCTTCGTCGCGACGAAGATGGGCCGCCGCGCGGAGCAGGTGCCGGAGAACTACACCCTGGACAACTTCCGCGCCTGGAACGACCGTTCCCGCGCCAACCTCGGCGTGGACACCCTCGACCTGGTCCAGTTGCACTGCCCGCCCACCGCCGTCTACTCCCGCGACGAGGTGTACGACGCGCTGGACACGCTCGTCGCCGAGGAGCGCGTCGCGGCCTACGCGGTCAGCGTCGAGACCTGCGCCGAGGCGCTGACGGCCATCGCCCGGCCGGGGGTGGCCAGTGTGCAGATCATCCTCAACCCGTTCCGGCTCAAGCCCCTGGACGAGGTGCTGCCGGCGGCGCGCGCGGCCGGGGTCGGCATCATCGCGCGGGTGCCGCTCGCCTCCGGGCTGCTCTCGGGCAAGTACACCGCCGACACCGTCTTCGCGCCCGGCGACCACCGCACGTACAACCGGCACGGCGAGGCGTTCGACCAGGGCGAGACCTTCTCCGGGGTGGACTACGAGGTCGGGGTGACGGCCGCCGCGGCGTTCGCGCGGCTCGCTCCCGAGGGCGCGACCCCGGCGCAGACGGCGCTCCGCTGGATCATCCAGCAGCCGGGCGTCACCAGCGTCATCCCCGGCGCGCGCTCCACCGAACAGGCACGGGCCAACGCGGCCGCCGCCGCGCTCGCCCCGCTGCCCGACAGCACGCTGGACGCCGTCCGCGACCTGTACGACCGCACGTTCCGCGCGGCGGTCCACGACCGCTGGTAG